Proteins co-encoded in one Ciconia boyciana chromosome 14, ASM3463844v1, whole genome shotgun sequence genomic window:
- the LOC140659498 gene encoding perilipin-3-like, with protein MEHGVVSATLSFYLSFFFFLSHGTACISAAMASAMPDKEEAAKGSLDVKEEEQQDAVNQVANLTLVSSACDMVSTAYASTKESHPYITSVCDAAEKGVKSVTKATAICVQPVLTTLEPHVAAASEYASKGLDKLGEKLPLLQKPVDQIISDTKELVSSRVADAKDVMSSKVMEVIDVTKDTLQSSVEAARSAVTSSVGMVMDSRVGQTAGSGAEAVPRRTEDDSLPIGNEELAKLAASEEGADIMSVEQQQEKRRYFVRLGSLSDELRLFAYLRSTDKMKQVWQGMQEALAQLHCVIELIEVFKQGFNQKLHEGQEKLHQMWLDWSRKSSKESGEESSAEPEEMESLALLMACSITQQLQITCCKIVSAIQGLPSSLQDKVKQSLCTIQELHASFSAANSFQDLSSSVLTQDQRKLAVIQEYMEELLDYLKNNTPLSWLVGPFSPREEEVGTSQEEEPLQEKEAETAGDHEASTTLM; from the exons ATGGAGCATGGTGTGGTGTCTG CgactttgtctttttatttgtcttttttcttcttcctaagcCATGGTACTGCTTGTATTTCAGCTGCAATGGCCTCTGCTATGCCTGACAAAGAGGAAGCTGCCAAGGGCTCCCTGGATGtgaaggaagaggagcagcag GATGCAGTAAATCAGGTGGCTAACCTGACCTTGGTCAGCTCTGCCTGTGACATGGTTTCCACAGCTTATGCTTCCACTAAGGAGAGCCACCCCTACATCACATCTGTGTGTgatgcagcagagaaaggagtgaAGAGTGTGACCAAAGCCACAGCCATCTGTGTGCAGCCAGTTCTGACTACACTGGAGCCTCATG ttgCTGCAGCAAGTGAGTATGCCTCCAAGGGTTTGGATAAACTAGGAGAAAAGCTTCCACTCCTTCAAAAGCCAGTGGACCAG aTTATCTCTGACACAAAAGAGCTGGTGTCATCCAGAGTGGCTGATGCAAAGGATGTTATGAGCAGCAAAGTGATGGAGGTGATAGATGTAACTAAGGACACTCTTCAGAGCAGTGTGGAGGCTGCCAGATCTGCAGTGACCAGCAGTGTGGGGATGGTTATGGACTCCAGGGTGGGCCAGACTGCTGGAAGTGGAGCAGAAGCTGTGCCCAGGAGAACAGAAGATGACTCTCTCCCCATTGGAAATGAGGAACTAG CTAAACTGGCAGCATCTGAGGAGGGTGCAGACATAATGTctgtggagcagcagcaggagaagaggaggtaCTTTGTGCGGTTGGGGTCTCTCTCTGATGAACTTCGCCTGTTTGCCTACCTGCGCTCAACAGACAAAATGAAGCAGGTCTGGCAGGGCATGCAGGAGGCCCTTGCACAGCTTCACTGCGTCATTGAACTG ATTGAAGTGTTTAAGCAAGGATTTAATCAAAAGCTTCACGAGGGGCAGGAGAAACTACATCAGATGTGGCTGGACTGGAGTAGGAAGTCTTCCAAAGAGAGTGGAGAAgaaagctctgcagagccagag gaGATGGAGTCTCTGGCCCTGCTCATGGCATGCAGTATCACACAGCAGCTACAAATCACCTGCTGTAAAATAGTGTCTGCAATCCAAGGCCTTCCCTCAAGCCTTCAAGATAAGGTGAAACAATCTCTTTGTACCATACAGGAGCTTCATGCTTCTTTCTCAGCAGCAAACTCCTTCCAGGACTTGTCCAGCAGTGTCTTGACCCAGGACCAGAGGAAGCTGGCTGTGATCCAGGAGTAcatggaggagctgctggactACCTGAAGAATAACACACCTCTGTCCTGGCTGGTGGGACCCTTCTCCCCCAGGGAGGAGGAAGTGGGAACCTCACAGGAGGAAGAACCCTtgcaggagaaggaagcagagaCAGCAGGGGATCATGAAGCTTCCACCACCCTCATGTAA